The Clostridium botulinum BKT015925 genome includes the window AATACACCAAATAATTTTAATATTAACATTTTAAATAATAATTCGTATTGTGTATTAATTTTGAATCGATAGCATATTCAAAATTAAATAATTATTCAAAATGTTGTTAATTGCAATTTAATTTTCAATAATCTAAATATTCTCGAACTGTTCAGAAAATACATGAAAATAAGCAATAAAATGTAAGTTAACTTATACCAGGAAATAAATTTTTAAAATATCGAAAACGAGGATTTGTAAGTTTGAAATTTATTTAAAAATATAATTTTTAAATAAATTGATTTTGTGTTTTGGAATCCCATTAATTATTTCACACATAAATTTATATATAAATAAAACACAATCACCTTATAATCCTCAAGTAATAGATAATAATTATTTATAAATATTATTTATTTATGAAATTTGGACAAACCCCGGGGTTTTTGCTTATAATTAATAATAATTATCCATAAGCCTGTAAAAATTTTTATTAGGATTTAACTTTAACTAACTTGATATATATTCCTTAAAATAATAAAATGTTACACATTTCAAAGTAGATTTTTCTATTTTGAATATTAAATTTACTATATAATAGTTCGGTATATAATAATAGTTTTATATAAAAATTTTAAATTTGTGTAATTACGTGTTTTGCCCTCTCTAAACGTTTCAAGACATAATATATCTTATGTCTTGAAAAACAATATAGTCTGTGATATAGTAATATCAAGGGTTTCAGCTATTTTAGGCTTAAAATACATACATTTATAGGGGGTTATCATTAATGGATGCTTCATTAGCTAAATTTACTCTATTTCTTGCTAAAACAAGAAAAAGTGAAAAAACCATAGATAGTTACATAAGAGATATTTCTCAGTTTAATGATTATTTAAAAACAAATAAAAAGAAACTTGTTAAAATCAAACTTTCTGATATAGATGAGTTTAAAAACTTTCTTATATACGATAAAGAATTGAAGATAAAGACTATTAACAGAAAACTTGTATCTATCAATCAATATTTAAAATTCAACAATATATCCGTAGATATAAAACAAGAAAAAGTACAAATGCAAAATTTTTTAGACGATATGTTAAGCAATCAAGATATAGAAGATATTATAAAAGCTACATATGCAAAAGATGATGTTCGGGCAAGAACCATTATATATACTTTATATTATACAGGTATGAGAGTGTCAGAAATGCTTCAATTAACTATATATGATACTAAAAAAAGCTCTATAAGCATTATAGGGAAAGGATCTAAACATAGAGAGGTATTTGTGCCAAATAAATTAAAAACAATATGGGATAACTATATGCAAGTTAGAATAAAGAAAAGCACAGCTTTATTTACAGGCAAAAGAGGTCCTATAAACAGAAAAACCGTAGATAGTATAATTAAAACCTATGCAGAAACTGCTGGAGTTGATAAAAGTAAAGCACACGCTCATAATTTTAGACATTTATACTGCAAAAACCTAGCTGATAGAGGAATTGATATCAGTACCATTGCTGATATTGCCGGTCATCAAAACATCAACACTACACGAATATACACTAGAAAAACCAAAGAAGAATTACTTAATATAATAGAAGATATGTAAAATATATATATACTAAAAATATAGGTTGATTTGTTTTTTTGCACAAGTCAACCTATATTTTAGTATTTGCTATATATTATTTATTTGATTTATTTAAAACTATAAACCCCGGAAAAACTTCATTAATCAAACTATTTGTGTTAGTATCATCATCTATTAATTCTTTCAATCCATCAATATCATCTATGTATTCTATCTTAACATCTGAATCCTTAAGGTCTTTATTAACCTCCGCTAAGGTATCGATGTCTACAGCATTATCTTGCTCTCCTACTTCATCAAATTCCTCTTCTATAAAATCATCATCATCTTCTTCAAATATTTGTTCTATATTAATAGCTTTTGTGTCGTACCCTTCTTTTTCTAAACACTTACCACAGTTATTACACTTTTTATTAGGATTAAGATCACATTTGTTACATTCTCCGCAATCATTACACGCTTTATTAATTTCTAATATACAAAGCTTAGCCAAGAAAATCACCTCTTTCTACATCATTAGTGTATTATATCAAAACTTTTATTTATAATCAATAGTTGGAGAACATTAGTTTGATATTGTTGAAATTTTGTGCTATAATTCAAAATATATGAATAAGGAGTGTTTTTTAATGAGTAGATCTAGCGAAGATAAACAAATAGAAATATATGAATTTATAAAAACTCAAATATTACAAAAAGGATATCCCCCTTCTGTTAGAGAAATTTGTAAAGGTGTTGGACTTAGTTCAACTTCATCTGTACATAGCCATTTATCAAAATTAGAGAAAAAAGGACTTATAAGAAGAGATTCTACTAAACCTAGAACAATTGAAATTCTAAAAGAACCAATGATTCGCAAGGAAATGGTCAATATACCTATAGTAGGCAAAGTAACTGCTGGCATACCTATATTAGCTGTAGAAAATATAGAAGATACATTCCCTATTTCTTTAAATTTTATACCTAAAAACAAAGATTTGTTTATTCTTAAAGTATCTGGTGAAAGTATGATAGAGGCCGGAATATTAGATGGTGATTTTGCTATAATTGAAAAAGTAGACTATGCATCAGATGGTGAAATTGTAGTTGCATTAATTGAAAATGAAGCAACTCTAAAAAGATTTTTTAAAGAGAAAGATCATATAAGGTTACAACCTGAAAATCAAACTATGGAACCTATAATAGTCAAGGATTGTAAGATTCTCGGAAAGTTAACAGGAGTTTTTAGAAGATATTAATGTACTTTTAATATAACATTATTATATAAGTAAACACACCAAAGAATATTAATGTTCTTTGGTGTGTTTTTATTAAAATAGTAATCCAGCTATTGTAGCAGTCATAAATGTAGATAATGATCCTGCTAAAACTGCTTTTAATCCTAATTTAGCAACGTCTCCACGTTTTTCTGGCGCTAAACTACCTATAGATCCTATTTGAATAGCTATAGAGCTGAAATTAGCGAATCCGCAAAGCGCATAAGTAAGAATCATAATAGTCTTTGGATTCAACGCTTTTCGAGCTATTAACGGCGCAAGATTTCCATAAGCAACAAATTCATTTAATACAATCTTTTGGCCTAACAGATTTCCCGCAACAGAAATATCACTATGCGGTACACCCATTAAATAAGCTATTGGTGAAAAGAGTTTACCGAATAACCAATTAAGACTTAAAAACTTAGCTCCAAAAAATCCACCAATAAATGATAAAGTATAATTAAAAAATGCAATTAACGCTACAAAAGCAATTAACAATCCCCCAACAGTTATTGCTATCTGAATTCCTTCAATTGCAGCATTAGCTGTTGCTTCAATTATATTATTTGCACTTTTTTCATGTTCTAATTTAACTACATTTTTAGTTACTGGAGTTCCAATCTCTGGAATTATTATTTTTGAAATAACAAGACCGGCTGGCGCAGCCATAACACTTGCAGCAAGCAAATGCGTTGCACTAACTCCCATAGCAACATATCCAGCCATAACACTTCCTGCAACAGTTGCCATTCCTCCAACCATAACTGAGAACAACTCAGATGAAGTCATCTTTTTTAAATATGGTTTTATTATAAGAGGAGCTTCATTTTGACTTAAGAAAATATTTGATACTGCAGAAGTTGTTTCAGCTCCACTAGTACCTAATAATTTTGCAAGTCCTTTAGCTATTAAAGAAATAAAAAACTGCATTATTCCTAAATGATATAAAATTCCCATAAGTGCTGAAAAGAATATTATTGTTGGTAATACTTGAAAAGCAAATATAAATCCCATAGAAGAATTAGTATCTAATAACTTTCCAAATACTAAGGACGATCCTTGAACAGTAAAGCTAAGAAGCTTATCTATAACTTTACCTAAAATAGCGAAAAATTTCTGTCCAAGAGGCACTTTCAACACCAACATTGCAAAAACTCCTTGAAGAGCAAGCCCAAAACCTACTAACTTCCAGTTAATAGCCTTTTTATTATTAGAAAATAAATAAGCTATTCCTAAAAAAACAATCAAACCTAAAATTCCTATAAATCTGTTCATAAGCATTTCTCCATTAGTCAATTTTTTTATTTTTTAACAAAATGTTAAAAAACTATTTATATAAATATAATTTAAAATCGTAAACTTTTCAATACAATTTTAGAAAGATTTTTAGTTATAAATTTATATGATAATGGCTAAATACTAGGCATAATAATCATGACAACATTTACAATTTTTATAAAATTTTTTGTGCTAAGTTGTTTTATAAAATATTTTGAATATTAATTATTTTATAATTATTTAAAATCTATTCACAAATTAGTATACGTAAACTTTATTATGTAAACCTATAAAAGCAAAAACCCAAATAGATACCCTATTTATATTTTTTAAAATAGGAAGACGTACTAATTAATACATCTTCCTATTCATTTAATTTAAGCTTATTTTAGTATTCTACTTAGAGCCATAAGAATACCTATTTTAGCATGATCAAATGTTAAACCGCCTTGTAGGTAAGCAATATACGGCTCTCTAATTGGAGCATCTGCAGATAATTCTATTGATGAACCTTGTATAAATGCACCTGCTGCCATTATAACTTGATCAGTATAACCTGGCATATCCCAAGGTTCACAAGATACAAAAGAATCTATCGGTGAACCAGTTTGAATTCCCTTACAAAATTCAATAAGTTTATCTTTATCATTAAATTTAATAGATTGAATTATATCACTTCTTTTTTCATCATATTTAGGTAATACTTCAAAACCTGCGAGTTCCATAATTCTAGCACAAAGAATAGCTCCTTTTAAAGCTTCCATAGATATATGTGGTGCTAAGAATAATCCTTGATACATTGATCTCATAACACCAAAAGTAGAACCACATTCTCCACCAATTCCAGGTACAGTTAATCTATAAGAGGTTTTTTCTACACATTCTTTAGTTCCCGCAATATAGCCACCAGTTGGAGCAATTCCGCCACCTATATTTTTAATTAATGATCCTGCTACAAGATCAGCTCCTACATCTGTAGGTTCGTGTACATCTATAAATTCACCATAACAGTTATCAACAAAACAAATTATTGTTGTTCTAACTCCTTTTACACAGTCTACTATGTTCTTTATATCTTCTATTAATAAAGCTCTTCTCCATCCATAACCTGTAGATCTTTGTATATGTACTAATTTTATAGTTTCATCTTCTAATAAAACCTTTTTTATTTCATCTAAGTTTGGTTTCCCATCTTCTTGTAAGTCTATTTGTTTATAATTTACTCCAAATTCTTTTAAAGAACCCATATTCTCATTTTTTTCAATTCCTA containing:
- a CDS encoding tyrosine-type recombinase/integrase; this encodes MDASLAKFTLFLAKTRKSEKTIDSYIRDISQFNDYLKTNKKKLVKIKLSDIDEFKNFLIYDKELKIKTINRKLVSINQYLKFNNISVDIKQEKVQMQNFLDDMLSNQDIEDIIKATYAKDDVRARTIIYTLYYTGMRVSEMLQLTIYDTKKSSISIIGKGSKHREVFVPNKLKTIWDNYMQVRIKKSTALFTGKRGPINRKTVDSIIKTYAETAGVDKSKAHAHNFRHLYCKNLADRGIDISTIADIAGHQNINTTRIYTRKTKEELLNIIEDM
- the lexA gene encoding transcriptional repressor LexA; translation: MSRSSEDKQIEIYEFIKTQILQKGYPPSVREICKGVGLSSTSSVHSHLSKLEKKGLIRRDSTKPRTIEILKEPMIRKEMVNIPIVGKVTAGIPILAVENIEDTFPISLNFIPKNKDLFILKVSGESMIEAGILDGDFAIIEKVDYASDGEIVVALIENEATLKRFFKEKDHIRLQPENQTMEPIIVKDCKILGKLTGVFRRY
- a CDS encoding NupC/NupG family nucleoside CNT transporter, whose translation is MNRFIGILGLIVFLGIAYLFSNNKKAINWKLVGFGLALQGVFAMLVLKVPLGQKFFAILGKVIDKLLSFTVQGSSLVFGKLLDTNSSMGFIFAFQVLPTIIFFSALMGILYHLGIMQFFISLIAKGLAKLLGTSGAETTSAVSNIFLSQNEAPLIIKPYLKKMTSSELFSVMVGGMATVAGSVMAGYVAMGVSATHLLAASVMAAPAGLVISKIIIPEIGTPVTKNVVKLEHEKSANNIIEATANAAIEGIQIAITVGGLLIAFVALIAFFNYTLSFIGGFFGAKFLSLNWLFGKLFSPIAYLMGVPHSDISVAGNLLGQKIVLNEFVAYGNLAPLIARKALNPKTIMILTYALCGFANFSSIAIQIGSIGSLAPEKRGDVAKLGLKAVLAGSLSTFMTATIAGLLF
- a CDS encoding aminotransferase class I/II-fold pyridoxal phosphate-dependent enzyme, which gives rise to MIQNTKEFLKKYNINDSVLNLYETAMNDIQEQFKKLDDIREFNQLKVLHAFQEEHISESHFTNTTGYGYGDIGRDSLDKVYARIFNTESALVRPHFVNGTHALGSALFGNLRPGDTMLSVCGEPYDTLHDVIGIEKNENMGSLKEFGVNYKQIDLQEDGKPNLDEIKKVLLEDETIKLVHIQRSTGYGWRRALLIEDIKNIVDCVKGVRTTIICFVDNCYGEFIDVHEPTDVGADLVAGSLIKNIGGGIAPTGGYIAGTKECVEKTSYRLTVPGIGGECGSTFGVMRSMYQGLFLAPHISMEALKGAILCARIMELAGFEVLPKYDEKRSDIIQSIKFNDKDKLIEFCKGIQTGSPIDSFVSCEPWDMPGYTDQVIMAAGAFIQGSSIELSADAPIREPYIAYLQGGLTFDHAKIGILMALSRILK